CTAGCAGGCATGGGTCTGCTCGGCCTGTCGGGCTGGTTCATCGCTGCAACGGCGATCGCGGGACTGCAGTTCGCCAGCGCTCTGGCGTTTGACGTCTTTGCGCCGTCGGCCGGCATTCGCCTGCTGGCCCTCGGGCGGACCGTTGCACGCTATGGCGAGCGGATTGTCACGCATGATGCGACGCTGGCCGCCTTGGCACAACTGCGCGAGCGCATCTTCCGAAGCTGGGCGGGCGGAGGGAACATTCAGGATCTGCTGCGCCGCCCAGCCCGCGCTCTGTTTCGTCTGACCGTCGACCTCGATGCGCTGGAATCCTTCTACCTGCGCCTTCTGGTGCCAGCCGGCGCCGCGCTGGGCGCGGCGATTTTCGGTACCGTTGTGCTCGGCACCGAGGCTCCCTGGTTCGGCATCTCGCTGGGCGTCTGGCTTCTGCTCGTAGGCGTTGCCGTGGCGGTCGAAGTGATTCGCCGCTCGCGGCAGCTCGCAGCGCGGCACGCTCTGTTCACCGAGCGTTTGCGTGCCCAGACTGTCGATCTGGTGTCCGGCCAGACCGAACTGGTCATGGCCGGACGCCTGGCTGGCCAGTGCGATGCACTCCAGCGCACGGATCGCCGCCTGGCGCGTATCGACCGGCTTCTACACGGCCTGGACATGTCTGCCGGTGCTGCCTACGGTATCGCTGGCAGCCTCACTTTGGCCCTTGTGCTGCTGGGCGTCGGCGTGTTGACTGACCAGGGCCGTCTCGGCACCCCCGGTGCGGCGCTCGCGCTGTTGATCGCCCTGACGGCGATGGAGCCGTTCGCGGCGCTGCGGCGAGGCGCTTTGGAGGCTGGACGTACTTGGCTGGCAGCGCGGCGCCTGTCGCCATATTGCGGCGATGGTGATGTGGCGCCTCCGCCCAGGGCGTCCCTCGAAGCCGGCTATGCGATCAGCCTGCAGCAGGTATCGGTGCGCTATCCGGACAGCCCCGTAGATGCCTTGCGGTCTTTGTCGCTGGTGCTGATGTCTGGAGAACGAATCGCCATCGTTGGCTCCAGCGGCGCGGGTAAATCAACGCTCATGGCCGTGATTGCAGGCGAGCTGATACCGCACGAGGGAGTCATTCGTTCGCAACCTCACGCATGGCTGAGTCAACGCGCAGATCTTTTCCAGGACAGCCTGCGCGACAACCTGCTGCTGGCTAATCCCGAGGCTACAGACGCATCTCTTTGGCAGGCGCTCGAAGCCGCAGGCCTTGCATCCGAGATTCGAGCTCTGCAAGCTGGACTCGATACGCGGCTCGGCGAAGGAGGACTTGGGCTGTCGGGTGGGCAGTCGCGCCGTCTGGCGTTGGCGCGTCTGCTGCTTCAACCGCACCCGCTGTGGCTGCTGGACGAGCCAACCGAAGGGCTGGATGCGGCGACTGCTATGGACGTCCTCGCGCGGCTCGACTCGCTGGGTGCGGGTCGAGCCTGGCTGATGGCCACCCACCTCCAGCGCGAAGCGGCACTGGCCGATCGGCTGCTGGTCCTGCGTAGCGGTCGCATCGAAGCGGAGTTTTCTCGCGGTAGCACCGGGTTTGAAGCCTCATTGGCCGCATTGAGGCGCGACTGATTTATTCACGCACACATGATTTGACATCAATAAAGGAAACCCACCATGGACTTTGACATCGTCAGCCTGTCGCGATTGCAGTTCGCGATCACGGTGCTCTACCACTTTCTATTCGTTCCATTGACGCTAGGCCTGTCGATCCTGATCGCCATCATGGAGACGGTCTACGTGATGACGGGCCGAACCATCTGGCGCGACATGACCAAGTTCTGGGGTGTGCTCTTCGGCATTAACTTCGCCATGGGCGTGGCCACCGGGATCGTGATGGAGTTTCAGTTCGGCATGAACTGGAGCTACTACAGCCACTACGTCGGCGACATCTTCGGCGCGCCGCTCGCCTTGGAGGGGCTCATGGCCTTCTTCCTGGAAGCCACCTTTGTCGGCCTGTTCTTCTTCGGCTGGGATCGCCTCTCCAAGGTGAAGCACTTGATCGTCACCTGGTGCGTGGCGCTGGGCTCGAACTTCTCGGCGCTGTGGATCCTGATTGCCAATGGCTGGATGCAGAACCCCGTGGGCGCCCAATTCAATCCGCAGACCATGCGCATGGAGATGACGGACTTTTTCGCCGTGCTCACCAACCCGGTGGCGCAGGCCAAGTTCGTGCACACCGCCTCGGCCGGCTACGTGACGGCGGCCATCTTCGTGCTCGGCATCGCAGCCTGGTACGTGCTCAAGGGTCGCCACGTCCAGCTGGCCAAGCGCTCGATGACGGTGGCCGCCTGCTTCGGCCTGGCTTCGGCGCTGTCGGTCGTGGTGCTGGGCGACGAGAGCGGCTACCTCTCCACCGAGCACCAAAAAATGAAACTCGCCGCCATCGAGGCGATGTGGAAGACCGAGCCCGCACCTGCCGCGTTCACCGCTTTTGGATTTCCCGACCAAGCCGCACGGGAAACCCACTTTGCAGTCCACATCCCGTGGGCCATGGGACTGATCGGCACGCGCTCGCTGACGACGCAAATTCCTGGCATTGACGATCTGGTTGCGCGCGCCGAGGTGCACATCCGCGATGGCATCCTGGCCTATGACGCCCTGCAGCAGATCCGTGCCGCAACGGGGGGCGCGAGCGTGCCTGACCAGGCGCAGGCTGCATTCGAGGAGCACGGACAACTGCTGGGCTACGCACTTCTGCTGAAGCGCTACGTCGACGACCCCCGCCAGGCCACGCCTGAGCAAATCGCCAAGGCAGCCTGGGATACCGTGCCGCAGGTGGCGCCACTATTTTGGACGTTCCGTGTCATGGTCGGCCTGGGTTTCTTCTTCATTTTGCTGACCGGCGTCTTCTTCTGGCTTTCGGCTCGACGTCGGCTGGATGCGCACCCATGGTTGCTCAAGGTCGCCGTGTGGTCGATCCCCTTGCCTTGGATTGCCGCCGAGTTCGGCTGGATCGTGGCCGAGGTGGGACGTCAGCCATGGGCCATCGAGGGCGTTTTGCCAACGGCGGTAGCAGTGTCTAACCTCGGCGCCTCTACCGTGCTGCTGACAATCGCCGGCTTCGTGGTGATCTACACCGTCCTGCTCATCATCGAGATGAAGCTCATGCTCAAGGCAATCCGCAAGGGGCCCGACACCCATGCGCCCACCTACATCGAAGGCCAGCCCGCCGGTTCGGCTGGCCTGGCACCTGCACAGTAATACCGTAAGGAGAAATAGCATGATCCTCCACGAACTCATCTCATATGACGTGTTGCGCCTGATCTGGTGGGCACTGTTGGGAGTGTTGCTGATCGGATTCGCGCTTACCGATGGCTTTGACCTCGGCGCGGGCACGCTGCTGCCTTTCGTCGCGCGCAACGACAGCGAACGCCGCACCGTTATCAACACCATCGGGCCGGTCTGGGAGGGTAACCAAGTCTGGCTGATTCTCGGCGGTGGAGCCATCTTCGCGGCTTGGCCGCAACTCTATGCAGTGTCGTTCTCCGGCTTTTATCTAGCGATGTTCGCCATCCTGTTCGCACTCATTTTGCGGCCCGTGGCATTCAAGTTCCGCAGCAAGCGGGAAGATCCAGCTTGGCGCAGTCGCTGGGATTGGGCTCAGTTCGTGGGTGGGTTCGTACCAGCGCTGATCTTTGGTGTGGCAATGGGCAATGTGTTGCAGGGCGTTCCCTTTCGCATTGAACACGACATGCAGATTTTCTATGACGGAACATTCTTCGGGTTGCTCAATCCTTTTGCCCTGCTGTGCGGTCTCGTCTCTGTCACCATGCTGGTCATGCATGGCGCCGCCTGGCTACAACTCAAGACTGAAGGCCACGTAGCCGAGCGCGCGCGCCGTTTTGGCATCGTGGCGGCGCTGCTGACCGTGGTGCTGTACGCAGTGGCGGGGGTCGTTCTGGCCAACTTCGTGTCGGGGTACGCGATCACGAGCGAGATTGTGCGCGGTGGCGCTTCGAATCCTCTTGTCAAGACCGCTGTGATGCAAAGCGGCGCCTGGTTTGCCAACTATGCCTCCGAAAACGCGCTTTGGGTGGTGCCGGCATTGGGTTTGGCGGGCTCCATGGCCGCTGCGATCTGCTTGGCGGTGCGTCGTCCGGCGGCAGCTCTGCTTACTGGAGGCGTGGGTATCGCGGGGATCATCGCTAGCGTGGGCGTCTCCATGTTTCCTTTCATCCTGCCGTCATCGGTCAATCCGTCGGTTAGCCTGACCGTGTGGGATTCCTCATCGAGCCACCTCACGCTGTTCATCATGCTCGTTTCGACGGTCATCTTTATGCCTCTAATCCTGGCCTATACCAGCTGGGTGTTCTCGGTCTTGCGCGGCAAAGTCGACTCCGAGGCCATTCGGGATGGTAAAGGCCATGCGTACTGACCCGTGCACGCTTTCATTCATAGGAGATTGACCATGTGGTATTTCGCCTGGATTCTCGGCTTGCCGCTGGCAGCCGCCTTCGCCGTTCTCAATGCGATGTGGTATGAGTTGATGGATGACGCGGCGGTCCGCCGCGACCGCCTCGATCTCAACGAGTCCTGAACCCGGTTGCACGCTCCATCACGGCGACCGCGACAGGTGCGGCAAACACTGCCGATGCCTACCGCAGTGTCGTTCTGCCGGTATCTGCGGCGCCTGTACATGTGCAACGATTTGGCAGAGGGGCGCTCCCGCGTAGGCGGCAGGCCGGCGGCACTGGCCGACATCGGGGTGTCCAGGTTCATCAGCGGTACGGTACGAGACCACGCCGCCCCCTGTCTGTCCGTGTACAAGGTCAGCGATCCGGAACTGACCTTCGTGCTCACCAGTGGCGGGTGCAACGCTGGAGTGGTCAGCGAACCGGAGCATGCCCGGCGCAGCTTCTAGATCGCCACCCGCGCCGCCGGCGAACGCTACGTCGATCCGTAGCAGTGGTGTGCCGAGACGCCGCTGAGTGAGGGCTCCTGGTGGCCGGCATGGCAGCAGGGCTGGCGCAACGCTCGTCGGAACGCGTAACACCACCTGTCGTCGGTGGCATGCATGACGCACATGCATCGCTTAGCGATGTACCCGGAAGGGCATCAGACCTGCGTTGTTGAACGATATGAATAGGAAGAAAATAAGTGGAGTTGCGCCACCTTCGATGTTTCATCGCTGTCGCGGAAGAGCTTCACTTCGCGCGTGCCGCCGAGCGGCTGCACATAGACCAGTCGCCTCTGTCTCGCACCATCAAGGAGCTTGAGGAGGACCTTGGTGCACGCCTTTTCTTTCGCACTACCCGCAGCACGCAATTGACCCGCGCGGGCCGGTTGCTCTTGGAGCACGTGCCGCGCGTTTTTATGGCGCTGGAGCAAGCGCGCGATAGCGTCAAATCCGCTGCCAACGGTTATCACGGGCAACTGCGCATTGCTTTGTCCGACGGCGTCACGCCATCACGCTTGCCGGCGCTGCTGGCACAGTGCCGAGAAGAAGACCCAGAGGTGGAAATTCGTCTGTTCGAGGTGCCTTTAGCCCAGCAGATCAAGGGCCTGCATGACGATCTGTACGACGCTGGCTTTTCGATGACCGATGACGTGGGCGCTGGCATCGTGGTCACTCCCGCTTGGGAGGACGAATTGATGGCAGCGGTGCCTGCACGTCATCCCGTGCTTGCCTACAAGCAGGTTCCGCTGGAGGAGGTGCTGCACTATCCGCTGGTACTTGGCGATCCTGCAGTGTGCGAAGGCCATGCGCGCCAAGTCGATCGCATTCTGCGCAGGCATGAACAGGAGCCGCTGATTGTTCAGCACGTCGCCACTTTTGACCTCATGATGACCTTGGTTTCCGCCGGACTGGCCTTGGGTTTGGCGGGCGCGGCGCACATTGCTTGTAGCCGGGAGCCGGGCGTGGTTGCGCGGCCTTTGGCGGGTAAGCCGCCGATGCTCACGACCTATTTGCTGCGTCGTGACGCGGAGCTTTCCGAAATGCTGACCCGGTTCATCGGACGAGTGGCCAACATTAACTCGGCCGATGCCCAGAGCGCCGCCATGTATTCCCGCACTATCCGATGAAAGGACAGACGCCATGAACAAGGTGTTGCTGTTGACGCTTGCCGCCACGCTGACGGCATGTAGCCCTTCGCAACCTTCGGAAACTGTGGACTTTCTGGTGGCGAATCCGAAGCGCATCAAGGAGATTCAACGACTGTGCAAGGAAGACCGCGCAAAGGTCGGCGACGAACTCTGCCGACGCGCTGCCGAAGCTGCGAACCGCCGTTTCTTCGGTGATCGACCCGAGAAAAAATCTAAGTAGCGCCCTTCGCGGCCGGTTCACAGCGACGAAGCTCTCGCTGTTACCTCAATACGCCACAACGCGCTCGCGTATGTGGCATTTTTATTAGCTTCTTCACAGCAAGAACTCCGGCTTTTTTGACCTCAAACCCCGCCATAACGGCCTTTGACTGGTACTGATCCGGCAACGATCCTGACGCCTGCGGCACGTCCTTGTGCCGCGCTTTCCATGAGGAATCAGCGCAGGAGAAATCGGAGGCCAGGTCATGCAAGGGACGAACGTGCTGTTCGGTCAGATTGCCGTGGTGTTCGGCATCGTGATCGCCGGAGTGTGGAGCGCCACACAATGGACAGCAGCGGCCCTTGGCTATCAACTACGCCTTGGCTCGCCCTGGTTCGATTTTCTTGGCACGCCGATCTACCACCCGTGGAAGCTGTTCGAGTGGTGGTTTTTCTTTGATGCCTACGCTTCCGATGTTTTCGATAGGGGCGGCGCTATCGCCGCTGGCAGCGGCCTGCTGGCCGTGGTGGTCGCTATCGGCATGTCGATATGGCGCTCGCGTCAATCGCGCCTGGTCACGACCTACGGCTCGGCCCGCTGGGCGAACGCGCAGGACATTCGCAAGGCGAGCCTGACGCAGCCAGCCGGTGTATTTCTCGGCCAGCACGACCGCCAGTACCTGCGCCATGAAGGGCCAGAGCATGTCCTGACGTTCGCACCCACGCGCTCGGGCAAGGGCGTCGGCCTGGTGGTGCCGACGCTGCTTTCCTGGCCCGCGTCCGCCGTCATCCACGACATCAAGGGCGAGAACTGGCAGATCACCGCCGGCTGGCGCTCGCGCTTCTCGCACTGCTTGCTGTTCAACCCCACGGATGCCAAATCAGCGGCCTACAACCCGCTACTCGAAGTCCGCAAGGGCGACCATGAAGTGCGCGACGTGCAGAACATCGCGGACATTCTGGTCGATCCCGAAGGCGCGCTGGAGAAGCGCAACCATTGGGAGAAGACCTCGCACGCGCTGCTGGTCGGCGCCATCCTGCATGTGCTCTATGCGGGCGAAGACAAGACGCTACGCGGCGTCGCCAATTTCCTCAGCGACCCGGCCAGCCCGTTCGAGCTGACCTTGCATCGGATGATGACCACGCCGCACCTGGCGAATGGGGAAGGTGTTGGCCCGCATCCGGTAGTGGCATCCGCTGCGCGTGAAGTGCTCAACAAGTCGGACAACGAGCGTTCCGGCGTGTTGAGCACTGCCATGTCGTTCCTCGGCCTGTACCGCGATCCCACGGTGGCCGAAGTCACCTCGCGCTGCGACTGGCGCATCGCCGACCTCATATCCACCGAGCACCCCGTATCGCTGTACCTGGTGGTGCCGCCTTCGGACATTAGCCGCACAAAGCCCTTGATCCGGTTGATCCTCAACCAGATCGGGCGGCGGCTCACCGAATCGCTCGACGGCAGCGACGGCATCGAGCGTCGCCACAAGCTGCTGCTGATGCTCGATGAGTTTCCGGCCCTGGGTCGGCTCGACTTCTTCGAGACGGCTTTGGCCTTCATGGCGGGCTACGGCATCCGCAGCTTTCTCATTGCGCAGTCGCTCAACCAGATCGACAAGGCGTATGGGCAGAACCACTCCATTCTCGACAACTGCCATGTGCGCGTGACATTCGCCACGAACGACGAGCGCACCGCCAAGCGCATTTCCGAGACGTTGGGCACCGCGACCGAGTTGCGCGCACAGCGCAACTACGCGGGCCACCGGCTCGCGCCGTGGCTGGGCCACCTCATGGTGTCGCGACAGGAGACGGCCCGCCCGCTGCTGACGCCCGGCGAAGTCATGCAGCTTCCGTCCGACGAGGCCGTGGTGATGGTGTCCAGCGTGGCGCCGATCCGGGCAAAGAAGCTGCGCTACTACGCGGACGCCAATTTCAAGCGGCGCGTGCTGTCGCCGCCCGTGTTGGCGGACAGCCAATACGCCGACGCGCCGCCGCTGCGCCCCGACGACTGGAGCGGGCTGGCGATTCCTGCCGTGCCGACTCCGCCTGTCGCCGGAGAAGCCGAAGGCTTCCCGGCCAGCACTGACGACGGCGGCCCGCGCCGTCAGCCCGAACTCTCCGAAACCGTCGCCTACGACCCCGAACTGGCCGTGCCCCCTGCCGACCTCGGCCTGCTCGATGACGACGACGATCTGCCGCTTCCCCTTCCTCGCCAGCTTGATCCGGCCATGCAGCGCACGGCCCGGCTGGCTTCGCTGAACCCCAACGACGGAATCGAGCTATGAGCTACCGCCTGAACCTCTTTATTCAGCCCGAGCACGCCCAGCGGCTCGATGAACTGGCCGCCAAGAAAGGCGTCTCCAAGTCGTCCATCGTTGCGGCGGCGCTCGCATCGTGGCTGTCGCCCGATGCCGCCGACCAGCGCGAGGCAGCCATCGCCAAGCGCCTTGATCGGCTGTCGCGCCAGGCCGAGCGCATGGAGCGCGACCAGAACATCGCCATCGAGACGCTGGCGCTGTTCATCCGCTACTACCTGACCGTCAGCACGCCGGTTCCCGAAGCGCACCAAGACGCGGCCCGTGCGCAGGGCAAGGCGCGCTTCGAGCAGTTCACCGAGCAGCTTGGCCGCCACCTGATGCGCGGACGCAGCCTGGTGCGCGACGTGGTGGAAGAACTCCATCCTGATCCGGTGCGCCTGGACGAAGCGCAGGAGCGTAGGTCATGAACGCGCCGCAGTCCGCAAACGCGGCCTCGCTCGACCGGCGCATCCAGATGCTGCGCACGGCAATGGGGCCGCTAATCGCCGCCGCGCTGGAAGACCCGGACGTGGTGGAAATTATGCTCAACCCCGACCGCACCCTGTGGGTGGATCGCTTGTCGTCGGGCCGCGCACCGATGGGCGTGAAGCTGCCCGAAGCCGATGGCGAGCGAATCATCCGTCTGGTCGCGGCCCACGTCGGCGCGGAGGTGCATCGCGGCCAGCCGCTGCTGTCGGCCGAGTTGCCCGAAACCGGCGAACGCTTCGAGGGCATCCTGCCGCCCGCCGCGCCGGGGCCGGCTTTTGCGCTGCGCAAGCGCGCCATTGGCGTGATTCCGCTGGAGCGGTACGTCATCGACCGGATGATGACTGCCGCCCAGGCAGGTTTTCTCGTTCGCGCCGTGCGCGAGCGCAAGAACATCCTGATCGCCGGAGCCACCAGCAGCGGCAAGACCACGCTCGCCAATGCCTTGCTCGCCGAAATCGCCGCCACCGGCGACCGCGTGCTGGTGCTCGAAGACACGGTGGAGCTGCAATGCGCGGCCCGCGACCACGTTCCGCTGCGCACGCGCTCCGGCGTGGTGTCCATGACCGAGCTGGTGCGCTCATCTATGCGCCTGCGGCCGGATCGCGTCGTCGTCGGCGAGGTGCGCGGCCCCGAGGCGCTGGATCTCATCAAGGTGTGGGGCACCGGGCACCCCGGCGGCATCGCCACGATCCACGCCGGCTCTGCGCTGGGCGCGCTGCTGCGCATGGAGCAATTGATTCTCGAAGTGGCGGTGAACCCGCCCCGTGCGCTGATCGCCGAGGCCGTGGACGTGGTGATCCACATCGCCGGGCGCGGGCGCAAGCGCCGCATCGAGAGCATCGCCCGCGTCGTCGGCTTCGACGGCGTGGGCTACCAACTGGCGGACGCGCTGGAGACGCCGTTTCCCGAGCTGCCGCCATTTCCCGAAGCCGCACCCGCTGCGGCGATTTCCCCGTCCCCTGACCAACTTGGAGAACTGCCATGACGCAGATGATCGTTCCTGCTTTCCGTGTTTCTGCAAATCCGGCTTTGCGCCTTTCGCGGCTGCGCACCCTGGCCCGCCCTGCGGCGCAAGGGCTGATGCTGGCGGCGCTGCTGCTGTTCCTGGCCGGAACCGCGCAGGCCGCCGGTTCCTCGATGCCCTGGGAAGGGCCGTTGCAGTCGATCTTGGAGTCGATCCAAGGGCCGGTGGCACGCATCGTGGCCGTCATCATCATCATTGCCACGGGCCTTGCGCTGGCCTTTGGTGATACGTCGGGAGGCTTCCGAAAGCTGATTCAGATCGTGTTCGGGCTGACCATCGCCTTCGCCGCGTCCTCGTTCTTCCTGTCGTTCTTCAGCTTCTCCGGCGGGGCTGTCGTATGAGCGCCCTGGACAGCTTCGCGGCCGGGTTCGAGGTGCCTTTGCATCGCTCGCTCACCGAGCCGATCTTGCTGGGCGGCGCACCGCGCACCGTGGCGATTGCCAATGGCACGTTGGCTGCTGCTGTCGGGCTGGGAATGCAACTCTGGATTCCAGGCGCGGTGCTTTGGATCGTCGGCCATTCGCTGGCGGTTTGGGGTGCGCGCGTCGATCCGCAGTTCATGGCCGTGTTCGCCCGGCACATCAAACACCGCCCGCTGCTGGACGTGTAGGGGGATGCCGAAATGCTGAACCTTGCCGAATATCGCCAGCGTCCGGCGCTGCTCGCCGACTGGCTGCCCTGGGCCGGGCTGGTCGCGCCGGGTGTCGTCTTGAACAAGGACGGCAGTTTCCAGCGCACGGCCCGGTTTCGCGGGCCTGACCTCGACAGCGCCACGCAAGGCGAGCTGATCGCCACATCGGCGCGCTTGAACAACGCGCTACGCCGGCTGGGTTCGGGCTGGGCGCTGTTCATCGAGGCAGAGCGCTGCGCCGCCGCCGGCTATCCGCGCTCCGGGTTTCCCGAGCCGCTGTCGTGGCTGGTGGACGAGGAACGCCGCGCGGCGTTCGAGGAATCGGGCAACCATTTCGAGAGCGGCTATCACCTGACGCTGGTGTACCTGCCGCCGGAGGAATCGCGCGCCCGTGCCGCCAAGATGCTCTACGAGAACACGCCGATGAATGGCGTGGACTGGCGCGAGAGGCTGCAAGCCTTCGTCGCGGAAACGGATCGGGTCTTTGACCTGCTCGATGGCGTCATGCCGGAAATCGCCTGGCTCGATGACGCGCAGACCCTGACCTATCTGCACTCGACCATCTCGACGCGGCGCTACCGCGTGGGCGTGCCCGAAGTGCCGTTCTACATCGACGCGCTGCTGACCGACTCGCCGTTGGTCGGTGGCCTGGCGCCCATGCTGGGCGACCAGCACCTGCGCGTGGTGTCGGTGCGGGGCTTTCCGACCTCGACCTGGCCGGGCATTCTGGACGACCTCAACCGCCTGGGATTTGCGCATCGCTGGAGTACGCGCTTTCTGTGCCTCGACAAATCCGAGGCGCAGCGGGAATTGGGGCGTCTGCGCCGCCAGTGGTTCGCCAAGCGCAAGAACGTCATCGCGCTGCTGCGCGAAACGATCTTCCAGCAGGAAAGCCCGCTGGTCGATACCGACGCCAGCAACAAAGCTGCCGACGCCGATGCCGCCTTGCAGGAGCTGGGCAGCGATCAAGTCGCCTTCGGATACCTGACGGCGACCGTCACCGTCATGGACGAGGACGCCGGCGCAGCCGACGAGAAGCTGCGCATGGTGGAGCGCGTCATCCAGGGGCGCGGGTTCGTCACCATCCCCGAAACGCTCAACGCCGTGGATGCGTGGCTGTCCTCGCTCCCCGGCAACGCCTACGCCAACGTGCGCCAGCCCATCGTTTCTACGCTGAACCTGACGCACATGATGCCGGTATCGGCGGTCTGGGCCGGGCCGGAGAGGAACGAGCACCTGGGCGGCCCTCCGCTGATTGTCACGCGCACCGATGGCGCGACGCCGTTCCGGCTGGTGACGCACATCGGCGACGTGGGCCACACGCTGGTCGCCGGCCCGACCGGCATGGGCAAGTCGGTCTTGCTCGCCACGCTGGTGATGCAGTTCCGCCGCTACCGCGGCTCGCGCATCTTCGCGTTCGACATGGGGCGTTCCATGCGCGCCACGATCCTCGGGCTGGGCGGCGAGCACTACGACCTGGGCACGGATGGCGAAATCGCCTTCCAGCCCCT
This portion of the Comamonas flocculans genome encodes:
- the cydB gene encoding cytochrome d ubiquinol oxidase subunit II, with the translated sequence MILHELISYDVLRLIWWALLGVLLIGFALTDGFDLGAGTLLPFVARNDSERRTVINTIGPVWEGNQVWLILGGGAIFAAWPQLYAVSFSGFYLAMFAILFALILRPVAFKFRSKREDPAWRSRWDWAQFVGGFVPALIFGVAMGNVLQGVPFRIEHDMQIFYDGTFFGLLNPFALLCGLVSVTMLVMHGAAWLQLKTEGHVAERARRFGIVAALLTVVLYAVAGVVLANFVSGYAITSEIVRGGASNPLVKTAVMQSGAWFANYASENALWVVPALGLAGSMAAAICLAVRRPAAALLTGGVGIAGIIASVGVSMFPFILPSSVNPSVSLTVWDSSSSHLTLFIMLVSTVIFMPLILAYTSWVFSVLRGKVDSEAIRDGKGHAY
- a CDS encoding cytochrome ubiquinol oxidase subunit I; translated protein: MDFDIVSLSRLQFAITVLYHFLFVPLTLGLSILIAIMETVYVMTGRTIWRDMTKFWGVLFGINFAMGVATGIVMEFQFGMNWSYYSHYVGDIFGAPLALEGLMAFFLEATFVGLFFFGWDRLSKVKHLIVTWCVALGSNFSALWILIANGWMQNPVGAQFNPQTMRMEMTDFFAVLTNPVAQAKFVHTASAGYVTAAIFVLGIAAWYVLKGRHVQLAKRSMTVAACFGLASALSVVVLGDESGYLSTEHQKMKLAAIEAMWKTEPAPAAFTAFGFPDQAARETHFAVHIPWAMGLIGTRSLTTQIPGIDDLVARAEVHIRDGILAYDALQQIRAATGGASVPDQAQAAFEEHGQLLGYALLLKRYVDDPRQATPEQIAKAAWDTVPQVAPLFWTFRVMVGLGFFFILLTGVFFWLSARRRLDAHPWLLKVAVWSIPLPWIAAEFGWIVAEVGRQPWAIEGVLPTAVAVSNLGASTVLLTIAGFVVIYTVLLIIEMKLMLKAIRKGPDTHAPTYIEGQPAGSAGLAPAQ
- the cydX gene encoding cytochrome bd-I oxidase subunit CydX; translation: MWYFAWILGLPLAAAFAVLNAMWYELMDDAAVRRDRLDLNES
- the trbB gene encoding P-type conjugative transfer ATPase TrbB, with protein sequence MNAPQSANAASLDRRIQMLRTAMGPLIAAALEDPDVVEIMLNPDRTLWVDRLSSGRAPMGVKLPEADGERIIRLVAAHVGAEVHRGQPLLSAELPETGERFEGILPPAAPGPAFALRKRAIGVIPLERYVIDRMMTAAQAGFLVRAVRERKNILIAGATSSGKTTLANALLAEIAATGDRVLVLEDTVELQCAARDHVPLRTRSGVVSMTELVRSSMRLRPDRVVVGEVRGPEALDLIKVWGTGHPGGIATIHAGSALGALLRMEQLILEVAVNPPRALIAEAVDVVIHIAGRGRKRRIESIARVVGFDGVGYQLADALETPFPELPPFPEAAPAAAISPSPDQLGELP
- a CDS encoding LysR substrate-binding domain-containing protein, whose amino-acid sequence is MELRHLRCFIAVAEELHFARAAERLHIDQSPLSRTIKELEEDLGARLFFRTTRSTQLTRAGRLLLEHVPRVFMALEQARDSVKSAANGYHGQLRIALSDGVTPSRLPALLAQCREEDPEVEIRLFEVPLAQQIKGLHDDLYDAGFSMTDDVGAGIVVTPAWEDELMAAVPARHPVLAYKQVPLEEVLHYPLVLGDPAVCEGHARQVDRILRRHEQEPLIVQHVATFDLMMTLVSAGLALGLAGAAHIACSREPGVVARPLAGKPPMLTTYLLRRDAELSEMLTRFIGRVANINSADAQSAAMYSRTIR
- a CDS encoding amino acid ABC transporter ATP-binding/permease protein, whose translation is MARKAAAAISTLLPAVRATLGGSSRRMMLGAALATLTVLAGMGLLGLSGWFIAATAIAGLQFASALAFDVFAPSAGIRLLALGRTVARYGERIVTHDATLAALAQLRERIFRSWAGGGNIQDLLRRPARALFRLTVDLDALESFYLRLLVPAGAALGAAIFGTVVLGTEAPWFGISLGVWLLLVGVAVAVEVIRRSRQLAARHALFTERLRAQTVDLVSGQTELVMAGRLAGQCDALQRTDRRLARIDRLLHGLDMSAGAAYGIAGSLTLALVLLGVGVLTDQGRLGTPGAALALLIALTAMEPFAALRRGALEAGRTWLAARRLSPYCGDGDVAPPPRASLEAGYAISLQQVSVRYPDSPVDALRSLSLVLMSGERIAIVGSSGAGKSTLMAVIAGELIPHEGVIRSQPHAWLSQRADLFQDSLRDNLLLANPEATDASLWQALEAAGLASEIRALQAGLDTRLGEGGLGLSGGQSRRLALARLLLQPHPLWLLDEPTEGLDAATAMDVLARLDSLGAGRAWLMATHLQREAALADRLLVLRSGRIEAEFSRGSTGFEASLAALRRD
- a CDS encoding EexN family lipoprotein, with translation MNKVLLLTLAATLTACSPSQPSETVDFLVANPKRIKEIQRLCKEDRAKVGDELCRRAAEAANRRFFGDRPEKKSK
- a CDS encoding CopG family transcriptional regulator — encoded protein: MSYRLNLFIQPEHAQRLDELAAKKGVSKSSIVAAALASWLSPDAADQREAAIAKRLDRLSRQAERMERDQNIAIETLALFIRYYLTVSTPVPEAHQDAARAQGKARFEQFTEQLGRHLMRGRSLVRDVVEELHPDPVRLDEAQERRS
- a CDS encoding conjugal transfer protein TraG, which codes for MQGTNVLFGQIAVVFGIVIAGVWSATQWTAAALGYQLRLGSPWFDFLGTPIYHPWKLFEWWFFFDAYASDVFDRGGAIAAGSGLLAVVVAIGMSIWRSRQSRLVTTYGSARWANAQDIRKASLTQPAGVFLGQHDRQYLRHEGPEHVLTFAPTRSGKGVGLVVPTLLSWPASAVIHDIKGENWQITAGWRSRFSHCLLFNPTDAKSAAYNPLLEVRKGDHEVRDVQNIADILVDPEGALEKRNHWEKTSHALLVGAILHVLYAGEDKTLRGVANFLSDPASPFELTLHRMMTTPHLANGEGVGPHPVVASAAREVLNKSDNERSGVLSTAMSFLGLYRDPTVAEVTSRCDWRIADLISTEHPVSLYLVVPPSDISRTKPLIRLILNQIGRRLTESLDGSDGIERRHKLLLMLDEFPALGRLDFFETALAFMAGYGIRSFLIAQSLNQIDKAYGQNHSILDNCHVRVTFATNDERTAKRISETLGTATELRAQRNYAGHRLAPWLGHLMVSRQETARPLLTPGEVMQLPSDEAVVMVSSVAPIRAKKLRYYADANFKRRVLSPPVLADSQYADAPPLRPDDWSGLAIPAVPTPPVAGEAEGFPASTDDGGPRRQPELSETVAYDPELAVPPADLGLLDDDDDLPLPLPRQLDPAMQRTARLASLNPNDGIEL